GCCACGGCCTCGTAGATGATGCGGTACAGCTTGATGTCCACGCCCTCGCGCTCGGCGGCGGTACGGGCGTTGTTGTCCGGTCGCACGTGGAAGCCGATGATGATGGCCCCCGACGCCTTGGCGAGCAGGATGTCGCTCTCCGAGATGGCACCCACGCCGCGGTGCACGACCTCGACCTGGACCTCGCCGGTGGAGAGCTGCTGGAGGGCGTCGGCCAGCGCTTCGGCCGGGCCGCCCTGGTCGGCCTTGATGAGGATGCGGAGCGTGCGTCGTTCACCGCTCGCCGCGTGCTCGATGAAGTCCTCGAGCGACACGCCGCGCGACGTGCGCCGGCTCTTGGCTTCGCGATCGAGCCGCTGCCGGCGCTGCGCGATCTCACGCGCGGCGGACGCATCGTCCACCACGAGCAGCTGATCGCCTGCCATCGGCACGCCTTCGACACCGAGAACCTGCACCGGAATCGCCGGCCCGGCGTCCTTGACCACATTGCCGCGCTCGTCGAGCAGGGCGCGCACACGGCCCGAATGCATGCCGCAGATGAAGTGATCGCCCACGTGGAGCGTGCCGCTCTGGATGAGCACCGTCGCGACCGGGCCCTTGCCCGGATCGAGCTGGGCCTCGACCACCGACCCGGTGGCGCTCTTGCTGGGGTTGGCCTTGAGGTCGAGGATCTCCGCCTGCAGCAGGATCTGGTCGAGCAGTGTTTCGATGTTGGTGCCCTTCTTGGCCGAGATCTCGCTGGACAGCGTCTGGCCGCCGAACTCCTCGAGCACCACGCCCTGCTGCAGCAGGTCCTGCTTGACCTTCGCGGGGTTGGCCTGCGGGAGATCGACCTTGTTGATGGCGACGATCATCGGCACGCCGGCATTCCTGGCGTGCGAGATCGCTTCGATAGTCTGCGGCATCACGGCGTCGTCGGCGGCCACGACCAGCACCACGATGTCGGTGACCTGCGCGCCTCGGGCGCGCATGGCGGTGAACGCCTCGTGGCCCGGCGTGTCCAGGAACGTGATGGACTTGCGGTTGGGCAGCGACACGTGGTAGGCGCCGATGTGCTGCGTGATACCGCCCGATTCGCCGGCCACGACGTTGGCGCGCCGGATGAAATCCAGGAGCGACGTCTTGCCGTGGTCGACGTGGCCCATGATGGTGACCACGGGAGGACGCGACACGAGATCCTCGGGCCGGTCGGCGGGCTGGGCTGCCACATCCTCGGCCTGATAGGCGTCCTCGCGGACGGCCTGGAAGCCGAATTCGCCGGCGATGAGTTCGATCTGATCGAAGTCGAGTCGCTGGTTGATGGTGATCATCAGCCCCAGGTTCTTGAAGGCGAACGACACGATCTCCGTGGCCGGCACCTTGAGGATCTGGGCGAGCTCGCTCACCGTGATGAACTCGTTGACGCGCACGAGCCGCTTCTCGCGCTCGGCCTCCGCCACGCGCGCGGCCTCGGCCTCCTCGCGGTGACCGCGGCGGGCGTCGCTCGACGAGCGCCGCGACGGGGCGCCGCGCATGGCCGCCATCGTCTTGGAGATGTTGGCGTCCACCGCCCCCTGGTCCACGGTGCCCCGGCGACCCTTCTTGCGGCGGGTCCGATCGGGGGCGCCGCCACCGGGCTTGGCCTGTCCCTTGTCCTCGCGCCGCGGCGGCGCGGCGATCCCGCCACCGGGCGCGGCCGACGCGACGGGACGCGGCGGCATGAACGACGAGCCGCCGCCCCCGGACCGCGGACGCGGGGCCCCGGGCGTGACCGGCCGCGGACGCGGGCGCTCGCGCCCCGACGGCGCTCCACCCTCGGGCCGCTGCGGCGCCGAGCGCGATTCCATATGCGTCATCGGTTCTTCGGCGGCCGCCGTCTCCGCCATCTCGTCGGAGCCCGTGAATGCTTCGGGGGCCTCGACTTCCGGCATCTCTTCGTACTGCGCCTCTTCCAGCTCGATCGCGGCCTCGGCGGCGAGCTTCGCGGCAGCGTCCGCCGCAGCGGCGGCCTCGGCGGCGGCTTCTTCCTCGGCGGCCTTGACGGCAGCCTCGGCGGCGGCGGCGGCGACGTCCGCTGCCTTGCGGCGGCGCCGGACGGGCGCGCCGGCGGCGGCCGGCTCTTCAGCGACCGGAGCGGCTTCGGCGGGAGCGGCGGCCGGCGGCTTGGCGTGGGTCGCCTTGGGCGCCTTCGCGGGCTTGGGAGCCGCCTTTGGTGCGGCGGCGGCGTCAGGCGGCGTGTCGGCGGCGGCCGTGCGGCGGCGGCGCGACGGGGCGGCGGGCGCATCCTTGCGCTCGGCGCGCACTCGCTTCTCCCGTTCCCAGCGCGCGCGGAGCCGTGCGACCTGGTCGTCGGTGAGCAAACTCAAATGGCTGCGCACGGGCACGTCCATTTGACGAAGCAGACCAACCACTTCGTCAGCAGGAATCCCGAACTCGCCAGCCAAGTCGTGTACGCGAAGCTTGCTCAATCCAGCCTCCTAAGTGGACTCCGGAGAGTCCGAGTTCACCACACCAAGAATACCCCTGGCGAGCTGGTGGTCGATGATTCCGACCGCCGCCGTCAGCGTCCGCCCCGTGACGGCCCCCAACTGCGCCGCCGCGAGTCCTTCGACCATTTTCACGCGCCGCCCGCGGAGGAGCGGCACCAGCTTGGCCAAGCTATTCTCCGACGCGTCGCTCGCCACCAGGGCCAGCGCCAGCGTTCCCCTCTTTGCCGCCCCCCGCACCTGCTCCACCCCAACCACCGCGTTTCGCGAGCGGAGGCCCAGCCCGACGAGGCCGAGCACCCGCCGCGCCTGATCAGGCGTCACGCGGGCGAGGCGCCGTCCGAGGGCGGCGCCTGGTCTTCGCCCTTGCCCTCCGCCGGCGAATCTCCCGGGGCCGCCTCGTCGGCGGGGCCCTCTTCCGTGGTCAACTCGGCGAGGATCGCCATCAGGCGGTCCGCGTCGTCGAGCGTGATGCCGGTGAGCCGAAGAAAATCGTCGCGCTCGAGATCGATGATGTCGTTGAGCGTACGATAGCCCGCCTCCTCGAGGATGGCGACCGTCGCCGGCGGCATGCCTTCGATCTCCGACAGCGGCACGTCGGCCACGTCGCTCTCTTCGGGCAGGGGCGCGAAGATCGCGCCCTCACCGCCGCGTTCGAGCCATTCGCGGCTGGAGTACAGATCGATCTTCCAGCCGGTGAGTTCGGACGCCAGGCGCACGTTCTGCCCATTGCGTCCGATGGCGAGGGAGAGTTGATCCTCGTCGACCACCGCCTGGATGGTCTTGGTCACGGCGTCGCTGAACACGCGGGCCACGCGGGCCGGCGCGAGCGCGAGCTTGGCGAACCGCTCCGGATCCGGCGACCAGGGCACGATATCGATGCGCTCGCCGCCCAACTCGTTGACCACGGCCTGCACGCGCGAGCCCTTGAGGCCCACGCAGGCGCCCACGGGATCGATGGCGTCGTCCCGGGAGAACACGGCGATCTTGGTGCGGCTGCCGACCTCGCGGGCGGTGGCCTTGATGTCGACGATCCCCTGCTGGATCTCGGGCACCTCGAGCTTGAACAGGGCCTTGACGAACAGCGCGTCGGCGCGGCTCAGGATGAGGCGCGGTCCCTTGGGGGTCTCCTCCACCTTCTTGAGGACGGCCCGCACGGGCTCTCCCTGATGGAAGTGCTCGCGGTGATTCTGCTCGCGATACGGAACGATGGCCTCCGCCTCGCGGAACTTGTTGAGCATGATCACGAGCTTGCCGCGCTCGATCTGCTGCACCTCGCCGGACAGGAGCTCGCCGACGCGCGAGGAGAACTCGTCGCGGATGCGGGTGCGCTCGCCCTCGCGAACCCGCTGGATGATGCGCTGCTTGGCCGCCTGCACCGCCGCCCGGCCGAACACGGCGAAATCGACGGGTTCTTCGAGCACGTCGCCGGCGTCGAATTCCTCGTCGTACACGCGGGCGTCCTCGACCGCGATCTCGCGGCTCGAATCCTCGACCACGTCGACCACGGTCTTGAGGAGGACGATCTTGATGTCGCCCTTGGCGTCATCGATCGTGACCTCAGCCTGCACATTGGCGCCGTATTTCTTCGCGAGCGCCGCCATGATGCCGTCCTGGAGGAGCCCGTAGAGTTCCGCGCGATCGAGCTGCTTGGTGCTGGACACCTCGCGGAATGCGGCCAAGATCTCTGCTGAGCTTACCATCCACGCATCCTCGTGATGGGCCGGCGACTCGCGCCGACCACCGTTGGTTGTCCCCGCGATGCCGCGGGCACCCATGCCGATCCGTTCATCCCGTTACACGCGGAACGCGAGCCGAGCCTCCTTCACCGCATCGAGGAGGACGCGTCGGCGCTCCCCCGATTCCAGTTCCAGTTCGATCAGGTCCGCACCGCCCTCCGCCTCCACGCCGACGATCCGAGCTTCGAACCGCCCCCCGTGAACCGGGCTCAAGACATTCGCCCACCGCCCGATGAACCGGCGCCATTCCGCCGCCGTGCGCAGGGGCCGCTCGCCAGGCGAGGACACCTGCAGATCGTAGCGGTCGGACAGGAGCGCACTGCCGTCCAGTCGCGCCTCGATGGCGCGGGATGCACGGGCACAATCGTCTACCGTAACCTTCTGGCCGTCACGCCGATCAATCCGGACCTCGATGAGGGGGCGCGACTTCGTGCCCCCACGCCGGAACTCGACAAGGTCAAATTCCAGCGCTCCAAGCTCTTGATTGACAAGACGTTCCAGCTCTTCGTTCACGCTATTTGGAAGGTACCCCTACAGAAACAAAAAATGTGGGGAACCTCCCCCACATTTCCGCGCGGCAACCACCGCGTGTGACTAGGAACCTACAGGATGTGCGTAGGTGAGTCAAGCGAACGCACCGAGGGGAAGGCCAGCACGGCGATCTGCCGGCCGGCGTCGCCGGCGCGATGCGAGAAGAACCGTTCGTTGTCGCATCGCGTGCACCACCGGCTCGTGGAAATCCTGATCACGCCCTGCGCGCGGGCGTGGCCCGCGATGAGCGCGCGGAGATCCACCGGTGTCGGACGAACCACCGCACGCCCGGTGAGCCGGGCATGAACGTCCGGACTGACCTCGTAACACCGGCCGCACACCGCCGGCCCGAGGTGCAGGGTGAGATCTCGCGGGGGGCACGCGAGGGCGGCGAGCGCCGCGATGCCCGCTTCGACGATCCGGGCCTCGGTGCCGCGCCAGCCCGAATGGAGCAGCGCGCACGCGCCCGAGGGATGGGCGAGGAACACCGGCACGCAGTCGGCCACCATGACGGCGGCCGCGGTGGCCGGCGTGGGCGGGCAGGCGTGGCCGTCGGCGCCGGGCGCGCGCAGCCAGCCCGACCAGCCCGGTGCATGCGTGATCACGCGGGCGCCGTGGACCTGCGCGGCCGTGGCCAGGCGGCCCACCCCGCGGGCGTCGAGGGCCGCAGTGAGGGCGTTCCAGCGCCCCATGACGTCCCCCACGGGCTCGTCGGTGGCGGTGCCGAAGCTGCCCGCGTCACGGGTGGTGGTGAACGCCACGAAGCCGAGCGCGGTGAGGTCCTCGACCGGCTCCGCGGCGGGCAACGC
This window of the Gemmatimonadaceae bacterium genome carries:
- the infB gene encoding translation initiation factor IF-2; the encoded protein is MSKLRVHDLAGEFGIPADEVVGLLRQMDVPVRSHLSLLTDDQVARLRARWEREKRVRAERKDAPAAPSRRRRTAAADTPPDAAAAPKAAPKPAKAPKATHAKPPAAAPAEAAPVAEEPAAAGAPVRRRRKAADVAAAAAEAAVKAAEEEAAAEAAAAADAAAKLAAEAAIELEEAQYEEMPEVEAPEAFTGSDEMAETAAAEEPMTHMESRSAPQRPEGGAPSGRERPRPRPVTPGAPRPRSGGGGSSFMPPRPVASAAPGGGIAAPPRREDKGQAKPGGGAPDRTRRKKGRRGTVDQGAVDANISKTMAAMRGAPSRRSSSDARRGHREEAEAARVAEAEREKRLVRVNEFITVSELAQILKVPATEIVSFAFKNLGLMITINQRLDFDQIELIAGEFGFQAVREDAYQAEDVAAQPADRPEDLVSRPPVVTIMGHVDHGKTSLLDFIRRANVVAGESGGITQHIGAYHVSLPNRKSITFLDTPGHEAFTAMRARGAQVTDIVVLVVAADDAVMPQTIEAISHARNAGVPMIVAINKVDLPQANPAKVKQDLLQQGVVLEEFGGQTLSSEISAKKGTNIETLLDQILLQAEILDLKANPSKSATGSVVEAQLDPGKGPVATVLIQSGTLHVGDHFICGMHSGRVRALLDERGNVVKDAGPAIPVQVLGVEGVPMAGDQLLVVDDASAAREIAQRRQRLDREAKSRRTSRGVSLEDFIEHAASGERRTLRILIKADQGGPAEALADALQQLSTGEVQVEVVHRGVGAISESDILLAKASGAIIIGFHVRPDNNARTAAEREGVDIKLYRIIYEAVADVRAALEGMLRPERREVVFGEAEAREIFKVSRIGTIAGCYVRSGVINRQGRVRVIRDGVEIYDGAISSLRRFKDDVREVKDGFECGIGIENFNDIKVGDVIECYRTEEIARSLGSSPAT
- a CDS encoding ribosomal L7Ae/L30e/S12e/Gadd45 family protein; protein product: MTPDQARRVLGLVGLGLRSRNAVVGVEQVRGAAKRGTLALALVASDASENSLAKLVPLLRGRRVKMVEGLAAAQLGAVTGRTLTAAVGIIDHQLARGILGVVNSDSPEST
- the nusA gene encoding transcription termination factor NusA gives rise to the protein MAAFREVSSTKQLDRAELYGLLQDGIMAALAKKYGANVQAEVTIDDAKGDIKIVLLKTVVDVVEDSSREIAVEDARVYDEEFDAGDVLEEPVDFAVFGRAAVQAAKQRIIQRVREGERTRIRDEFSSRVGELLSGEVQQIERGKLVIMLNKFREAEAIVPYREQNHREHFHQGEPVRAVLKKVEETPKGPRLILSRADALFVKALFKLEVPEIQQGIVDIKATAREVGSRTKIAVFSRDDAIDPVGACVGLKGSRVQAVVNELGGERIDIVPWSPDPERFAKLALAPARVARVFSDAVTKTIQAVVDEDQLSLAIGRNGQNVRLASELTGWKIDLYSSREWLERGGEGAIFAPLPEESDVADVPLSEIEGMPPATVAILEEAGYRTLNDIIDLERDDFLRLTGITLDDADRLMAILAELTTEEGPADEAAPGDSPAEGKGEDQAPPSDGASPA
- a CDS encoding polyphenol oxidase family protein, producing the protein MIAALPAAEPVEDLTALGFVAFTTTRDAGSFGTATDEPVGDVMGRWNALTAALDARGVGRLATAAQVHGARVITHAPGWSGWLRAPGADGHACPPTPATAAAVMVADCVPVFLAHPSGACALLHSGWRGTEARIVEAGIAALAALACPPRDLTLHLGPAVCGRCYEVSPDVHARLTGRAVVRPTPVDLRALIAGHARAQGVIRISTSRWCTRCDNERFFSHRAGDAGRQIAVLAFPSVRSLDSPTHIL